The genome window AATGTATTGGATATTAGTCCTAATAAAACGAATGGATTTAAAACGGATTTTTTCGAAAAGAAGGCAATTTATAAAATCCAAAACGCTTCAGAATCGATGCCCACGAAACCTACTCTTGGTTCCTTCAAAAATGGGAGGTTTGAAAGATTATTAGAATATAATATCGAGTCAGTAAAAAAGTTGAAAAGATGCAATAGATGTCTTTTACCAGAAACTTTTCCTTTTTTGTTATTCGATTCATCCGGAGTCTGTAGTTATTGTAATAGCTACGTTAAACAAAAATATTTAGGTATGGTGCCACTACGGGAAGAAGCCGATAAGATACGAGATATTTCTGGTAGGCCGGATTGTTTGGTAATGTTTAGCGGAGGAAGGGATTCCAGTTACGGTCTTCATTTCATTAAAGAAGAATTAAAATTAAATCCTATCGCATATACATATGATTGGGGAATGGTAACTGACTTAGCTCGGCGCAATCAAGCGAGGATTTGCGGTAAATTAGGGGTCGAACATATCCTCGTCTCCGCTGATATCAATTATAAGCGGAAAAATATTCAGAAAAATGTAGCCGCTTGGTTGAAGAAACCGAGTTTAGGAACGATTCCTTTGTTTATGGCGGGTGATAAACAGTTTTTTTATTACGCAAATTACCTAAGTAAAATCAATAATTTAAAAATCATTCTTCTCTGCGAAAACATGCTTGAAACAACGAGTTTTAAAAGCGGTTTTGCTGGAATTCGACCGAATTTCGGTAAGGACCATAATTATTATATTAGTTTTCCTCAAAAAATGAAAATGTTATTCTATTATGCTAAGGAATTTGCCCTAAACCCAGCGTATATTAATTCCTCGTTGCGAGATTCAATCGGAGCATTTATTTCTTATTATTTTATACCTCATAACTATTTTAATATTTATAATTATTTTCCTTGGAAGGAAGAAGAGGTCGAATCTATATTATTAAATCATTATAATTGGGAAACTTCTGCGGATACAGTTAGTACTTGGCGCATTGGGGATGGTACTGCTGCGTTTTATAATTATATTTATTTCACCGTGGCTGGGTTTTCTGAATTCGATACTTTTCGGAGTAATCAGATTCGGGAAGGATTAATCTCAAGAGAAGAAGCGCTCAAAAAAATATACGAAGAGAATAAACCTAGATATGAGTCTTTGCAATGGTATTTGAATACGATCGACGTGGATTTTGGATCGGCGATTCGGAAAATTAACTTGATTCCAAAATTGTATTGATGCAACCCAAGGATTATATGAAATTTATTGTTTTATTGGAGAAAAAATTTCCGGTAGAACAATGGGAAATGAGCGGTTTTTATATTTGGCCAGTAATCCGCTTAGGCTTCTTGACGTATCTTGATGATATTTCGAAAGCTTATCATAATACTAATTTGTTAAGAAATCTTCTTTGGGTAATGAAGGATTTTTTTCTATATTTCTTTTCCGTTTTAATGGATATGCGAAAAAATTCTTCAATTAAAGAAAGAACGGATATTGTTTTTCTAACAAGTTCCACGACTCGTATTAAAACGCCTGACGGTCATTTTTATGATCGATTGATGGATCCTTATTTGGAGACTTTGACAAGAAAAAATTTGCCTATTCATACTTTTGAAATTGGTTATCGCGGTGACTATAGAATTCCGCGTAAGTACTCTTCTGAATTCCTAAGTCCGTTCTTTAATATATTAGCATTTGCTTCTATGTTTTTCGGAAGGAAAAAAATAGAAGATAAAATTAAAACATTTCCTAAGTTTGAAGAATTTGTTCGATTTATCGAAGAGCAAAATTTGGATATAAATAGAGATTCAATTTTGCAATTAATGAAAAGGGTAAATCTTATAAGAAGTTGGGCGACTCATTTCAAAAAAAAGCTCGTTAAGATTCAACCTAAACTTGGATTTTTAATGGCGTGTTACGGACCGATGGGAATGGCTTATATTCTTGCCTGCCATGAATGTAACGTCTTGACGGTTGATATTCAGCATGGGGTTGCAGGGGATTTTCATCCAGGTTATGGCCGGTGGACGAAATTTCCAAAATCGCAAAAATATGAATTGTTGCCCGATTATTTTTGGAGTTGGGATCAGGAAGATGCAGATTCCATTAAAAAATGGAATAAATTCACCGAACATAAGTCTATTCTTGGGGGAAATTTTTTCCTTGAGATTTTTAAAGCGAATTCAAGCGATATTGTTTATCAATATGAAAAGTTATTTTTGAAAATTGTCTCGGCTCAGAAAAAGAATATTTTAGTCACTTTACAACCTCATTCCGGTTTAACGCCTGTAACACGTGCTTTAATGAAAGAATCCGCAGAAGATTGGTTTTGGTGGATTCGCTTGCATCCTGATATGAAAAATTTACATGCAGAAATATCGAAGGACGTGAGTAGTATTATAAAAAATGGAAATTGGGATGTGGAGAACGCTTCAACGTTGCCGTTATATACAATTTTGCGTTTTGCGGATATACATATTACCGATTCTTCGGCCGTCGTAAAGGAGGCCGCCAAATTCGATGTTCCTTCAATCATCGAGAACAAATGGGGAAAGGATCATTTTAGAACAGAAATTAAATTAGGAATTGCAAAACAATTATCTGATATAAGTAAGATACAAAGTATTTTCAATAATACTTTGTATAAGGGCAAAAGACTGAAGATAGATAAAAACAAATTTCTATCAAGAGCAGAAAAGGCTCTGGATAAGCTTTTACAAAAGGCTAATCTTTCTTTACTAATTTAAAATTTTAAAGATATAAAAGAATTTATGAATATTGACTATTTAGATTTAACAAGATACAATTCCTTGTCGAGACAAAGAAGCTATATTATTGCTGAAATCGGAGTCAATCATAACGGCGATTTAAAACTTGCCAAGGATTTAATATTAAAAGCTAAAGAGGGTGGTGCGGATGCCGTAAAATTTCAAACTTTTGTAGCAGAAAATCTCGCATCCCATGGAACACCTAAGGTAGCTTATCAAAAACGTCTAACCGAAGAACGTGAATCTCATATTGAGATGCTAAAGAAGTTAGAATTGAAGAAAGAATATTATCCCGAATTAATGTCTCTTTGTGATCAATTTGGGATCGATTTTCTTTCTACTCCGTACGATGTAGAGAGTGCTGTTTTTCTAAAGTCATTGGGTATTCGAGTGTTTAAGACAGCTTCAGCAGACATTGTCGATATGAATCTTCACAAATATTTAGCGTCAACGAGAGATATTGTTATTATTTCGACAGGAATGGCCTCACTTGGAGAGATTGAAGAGGTGTTGGATATTTATCGAAAAGCGGGCAATGAAAGATTGATTTTATTGCATTGTGTTGCTAATTATCCGTGTTCGGATTCAAGTTTGAATCTGAGAGTATTAGATACTTTAAAGACAGCATTTGGCTACATAGTTGGATTCTCCGATCACAGTGAGGGAATTGTTGCGTCTATTCTTTCCCTTGGATTTGGCGCACGGGTTTTTGAAAAACATTTTACAATAGATAAAAATTTGCCTGGTCCGGATCATAAAGCATCGATGGATCCTGGCGAATTAAAAGAATATGTTAATTCGATTCGAAGAGCGGAAAGAATGCTGGGAAGTTTTGAAAAGATATGCCAGGAAGAAGAAAGGGAAATGGCTTCGGTTTCTAGAAAAAGTATAGTAGTGAATCATAATATTGCCAAAGGAGATATTTTTGCCGAAGAGAATCTTACCTTGAAAAGACCTGGTTCTGGAATAAAGCCGAATCAGATTTTTAACATTTTGGGTAAAAAGGCTTCTCGAGATCTCGAGAGAGATCATATCTTGCGCCTGGCGGATATTGAATTTGATGTCTAAGCCTTGTCTTGTAATCGGGGCCGGCGGACATTCCCGAGTAGTCATTGAAATCTTAAGAGAAGAGCAAAATAAACTATATTCGATTGAAGGAATTCTCGACCCTTCATTTAATTTATTAGTATCTGAAAAAATTTTGGATATCCCGGTTATCGGCTCTGATTCTCAAATGCGTGAATTTTTTGACAAGGGGATAGAGACAGCTTTTATTGCGATTGGAAATAACCTTAAAAGAAAAGAACTTTATATTGCGCTAAAAACAATCGGATTTCAGATGCCTAATCTATATTCGTCATTTGGCGTTATAATAAATAAAACCTCAAAAATTGGTGAAGCTAATCTATTTTGTCCGCAATCTTTTATCGGGCCCTTAGTTTCAATCGGGAATAATAATATTTTTAATACTAAATCGACTGTCGAACACGAAACTATAATAGGAAGTCATAATCATTTTGCTCCTGGTTCGATTCTTTGCGGTCGTTCGAAAATTGGTTCGAACACATTTTTAGGTGCTGGATCCATCACGATTGATTCCATTTCTATAGGGGATAATATCGTAATCGGTGCTGGAGGGGTAGTGGTCGCTGATTTAACTGGACCAATCGGTGGAGATACTCAGATTCAGCAGGATGTTTTCGTCGGAGTTCCGGTTAAAAAAGTTCGAAGATGATTTACATATCGACAGGTGGGTTTTATCATCAAAATGCTTTCGAAATCTCGAAGTTACTGATTGAAAACGGTTTCTTGAATATCGAATTATCGGGCGGACAATTCGATACAGATTTAATTCCAAATCTTCTTTCTTTAAAAGAACAAGCTAACTTTCAGGTCCATAATTATTTTCCGCCTTATAAGATTCCTTTTGTATTTAATTTGGCAAGTCTGGATCCAGACATTTCTGCAAAAAGCTTTCAACACGTAAAAGAGTGTATAACTCTTTCAAGAGATTTTAATAGGAAGGTTTATAGTTTTCATGCGGGTTATCTTCTTGATCCCGATCCAAGGGAGCTAGGGAAAAGAATAAAAGCGCGTAAAGTAAATAGCCGTGCGGATGCGACGGATGTTTTTTTGAGCAAAATTCATGAACTTTCTAAATTTGCCAGCGATATGGGTATTCGACTATTGATAGAAAATAACGTTCTTTCAAAAAATAACTTCGAGGAATTCAAGTTGAATCCGTTGCTAATGGTGGATCCTAATGAAACCAAAAAAATATTAGACTCTTGTCCTAAAAATGTAGGTTTGTTGGTGGATGTTGCTCATTTGAAGGTTTCTGCTGAAAGTCTTTCCTTCGATCCGGAAGATATGTTTCGAGAATGCGATCGTTATATTGAAGCATATCATTTGAGTGATAATGATGGAAAGTCAGATTCGAACGATTTGATTCACGAAGATTCTTGGTTTTGGCCTTTTCTGAAAAAGAATTTAAACTATTATTCGTTAGAAATTTATAATAAACCTTTGAAAAAGCTTAGAGAATGCGAAGCGTTAACCCTACGGAAGTTAAAGTATTAAATGGATGATTTAATTTGTAATAACACAGACTCGATTTATCACGTTTTTAGACAAATTGATAAGAACGGAAAAGGATTTGCCTTTATTATCGATTCGATCAATCGGAAATATAAAGGCATCGTTACTGACGGTGACTTGCGCAGATCGATTTTAGATAAATTGCCCATCGAATTGTCTGTTGAAGAAATTATAAAAAATAAAAATAAATCCGTCGTTGCCCGAATTGGTGATTCTACGGAAAAACTTTTGTCATATATCTCTGAAAATATAAAATACGTTCCGATACTCGATGATAAAGATTTTCTCGTTGATTACTTTGAATATAAAGCTGAGTTTCATATTCCAATTGCTTCTACCGAATTAACTGGGAAGGAGTTATCCTATGTAAACGATTGTATTTTGAGTAACTGGATTTCGTCGCAAGGGAAATATGTGCAGAATTTCGAGTCGGCTTTTGCAGGATATATCGGCTCTAAATACGGTGTGTCAGTAATGAACGGAACTGCGGCTCTTCACTTAGCGTTACTTGCGTTGGGAGTCGGCGAAGGGGATGAAGTACTTGTTCCGGATTTGACTTTCGCGGCGACTATAAATTCGGTTCTATACACCGGTGCAACTCCGGTCATCGTGGATATAAATAAACATTCATGGTGCATAGACGTAGATGAAGTTCTCGAATCAATTACCGAAAAAACTAAGGCAATTTTACTTGTTCACATTTATGGACAACCCTGCGATATGTCGGCATTCTTAGAAATTGCAAAGAAAAAAAAAATATATATTATAGAAGATTGTGCGGAAGCACACGGCGCGACTTATGAAGGGCGTAAGATCGGCTCTTTCGGTGAGATTAGTTGCTTCTCTTTTTACGGTAATAAAATTGTTTCAACAGGCGAGGGCGGGATGTGTCTTACTGATAACGAAGAGCTATTCAATAAGATGCGGGTTATTCGTGATCATGGAATGGATCCTAAAAAGAAATACTGGCATTCCGTAATAGGTTATAATTATAGAATGACGAATATTCAGGCAGCAATTGGCTTAGCTCAATTGGAGCGGATCGAGGAATTGCAGGAGAAAAGGCATCAGATCAATCAGTGGTATGCTCAAAATCTTGAAAATGTAAAAGCATTTCAAAGACAAGAAGATTTAAATGATCGAAAAAAAGTAGTGTGGCTTGTAAGTTATCTTGTTTCTGATCCTAAAATTTCCAGAGATTTGGTGATCACAAAAGCTAAAGAATACAACATTGATTTACGGCCATTCTTTTACCCTCTGAGTCAAATGCCTATTTATTCTCGATTCGCTAGAAAAAGAAACGAAGTTTCTGAAAGAATATCCGCTATCGGGCTAAATCTACCTACAATCTTAAGTTTGAATTATGAGGAATATAAAAGAATTGGTGAGATACTTACCAACATTATCGAAGAATTAGGAAAGATTTAAGTTTGTTAGCGAATCAAAAAGTTTTGGCAATTGTACCGGCGCGGGCCGGAAGTAAACGTATTCCGAATAAGAATACTGTTGAAATTGAAAAAAAACCGTTGATTGTCTGGAGTTTGGAAGCTGCTAAGAAATCCCGATATATAGATAAAATTGTGATAAGTACAGACGATCCTAAAATCATTTCGATCGCAAAAGAGATCGGAATCGAGATACCTTTTATTCGACCTAAGGAATTATCGGAAGATTCGACGCCAACGATCGATGTATTAAAACATGTAATACAATTTATGCGCGAGCGTGGTGAAGTTTTTGATCTAATCATATTGCTGCAACCTACTTCTCCACTAAGAACGCATGAAGATATTGATGCTGCCTTGGAAGAAATGTTATCAAAGAGCGCAAATTCGATCATTTCAGTAAACGAAATGGATCATCCCGTTGAGTGGATTAATACTCTTCCAAGCGATTTATCTATGGTTAACTTTTTAAAAAATAAAGAAAAAAGAAGTCAGGAATATTTAAAACAATATAGATTAAATGGGGCAATTTATATCTCGAAGACATTGCCTCTATTAGAGCAAAACACCTTTTTTCAAAGTGAAAAAACTTATGCATTCATAATGGAACCGGACAAATCGATCGACATTGACACTCCTTATGATTTGAAAATAGCATCCTTACTTTTGAAGGAACTTCATTCATGACCGTTCGTATTATCCCTAGACTTGATATAAAAGGTAAAAATTTAGTTAAAGGAATTCATCTAGAAGGACTTCGAGTATTGGGATCACCAGATGCGTTTGCTCGATATTATTATGAGTCGGGTGCCGATGAGCTTTTATATATGGATGTAGTAGCCAGTTTATATGGTACGAATAATCTATCCGCTCTAATTGAACGGACAGCGAGGGAAATTTTTATACCTTTGACCGTAGGTGGTGGGCTGAGGAATGTGGAAGACGTAAATTCCGTACTCCGCGCTGGTGCGGATAAGGTGTGCCTAAATACTGCTGCAATTAAGAACCCTCAAATAATTCGAGATCTATCCGAAAAATTTGGTTCTTCCACCATCGTAATTGCAATCGAAGCTATTCGACAACCGGATGGGCGTTATTTTGCTTTTATAGATAACGGAAGGGAATACACCGGTTTGGAAATTATAGAGTGGGCTACTCGGATTGAGGAATTAGGAGCGGGGGAAATTCTAATTACTTCAGTGGATATGGAAGGCACGGGTAAAGGTTTCAATATCGATTTGATATCTCAGGTCACGAATGCTGTTAATATTCCTGTGATTGCGCATGGTGGGTGTGGTCAAAAGTTACACGCAAAAGAAGTCTTTGATAAAACCGGAGCGGATGCTATAGCAGTAGCGTCTATGTTTCATTACGATAGTCTTGATAACCATCGACTTTTATTCGAACCTGAGCTTGAGGGAAACATCGATTTTTTGAAAAGCGGAAATTCTTTCAAATTGATTGATGAAATCAATATCAGTGAGTTGAAGGATTATTTGGTTAGCCAAAAAGTGAATTGTCGAAATTGAATTTATTATGAGCACTAATATTGCAGAAAAAAATCCAAAAATTTCCATTATAGATTATGGACTCGGAAATCTTTTCAGTGTACAGCAAGCTTGTGAACACGTAGGTTTACGGACACATATCACGCATGATAAGAAATTCATCTTGAGCTCGGATGCCGTTATATTGCCCGGGGTTGGCGCTTTTGGAGACGCAATGAAAAATTTAACTTCCCTAGGGCTCGTAGATTCGATTCGGGAATTTGCGGAATCCGGTAAACCCTTGTTGGGAATTTGTTTAGGAATGCAGTTGCTCTTTTCAAAAAGCTGGGAATTTGGTTTCCATGAAGGATTAAAAATTATTTCCGGTGAAGTAGTAAGAATCCCTAACGAAACGAATGGAAAAGGAAAATTAAGAATTCCGCATATTTCTTGGTCGAAAATTTTCGATAATAAGCCTGTCAGTAATTGGATACACACTCCGTTACATGAAGTTGCTCTGAATTCCTTTATGTATTTTGTGCATTCTTTTTATGTAAAACCAGACTGTTCTGAGAATATTCTATGTTTAACGGATTATGAAGGATTCGAATTTTGTTCTGGCGTAAAAAAAGGAAATGTGTATGCGTTTCAATTTCATCCGGAAAAAAGCGGGAAAATTGGGCTAAAAATTTACGAAAATTTTAAAAATCTAATACATCAATGTGCGAGTGAATAAATGAGAGCTGTTGAACCTAAAAATGTAAAGACAAGATATAATTTACCGGAAGAAATCAGATTTTGTAAAAAATGTACGATCTCAAATCAGCGTCCTCGAATCACGTTTGATGAAAACGGAGTATGCTCTGCTTGTAATTACGCTGTTTACAAACAGACGAAGGTGGATTGGGCGTTACGGGAGAAGGAATTAAAGGAGTTATTGGAAAAGCATCGTAGGGATGACGGTAATTATGATGTTTTGGTTCCATCGAGCGGCGGAAAAGACAGTGCGTTTATCGCTCATGAATTAAAATATAAATATGGAATGAATCCTTTGACCGTAACTTGGTCACCTCATTTATATACCGAAATCGGCTGGAAAAATTTTCAAAACATGATTCATATCGGAGGATTGGATAATATATTATCAACTCCTAATGGAGCGATCCATCGAAGACTCACAAAGTTGTCATTCGAGGTGTTAGGGGACCCGTTTCAACCTTTTATCTTCGGTCAGTATAACTATCCGCTTCAGATTGCGGCTATCCATAAAATTCCTTTGGTTATGTACGGAGAAAACGGAGAGGTGGAATATGGAGGGGATATGAAAAACGCCTATACGCCAACTCGGGATTATCGAGGTGACCAAAAGAAACATTACTTTTCCAATCTTCCTCCCGAAGAAATGACAGAATATGGCATTTCTAAAAATGACCTTTTCCCTTATTTATCTCCTCCTTTGGAGGATCTGGATAAGATTAACACGGAAATTCATTTTTACGGTTATTACAAAAAATGGGTTCCGCAAGAGAATTACTATTATTGTGTCGAGAATACCGGTTTTACTGCAAACCCGGTAAGGAACGAAGGTACGTATTCTAAGTACGCATCGTTAGATGACCAACTCGATGGTTTTCATTATTATTTAATGTTTATCAAATTCGGAATTGGTCGTGCAACTTCTGATTCTGCACATGAGATACGAGATGGACATTTAACCCGAGAGGAAGGGGTACAGTTAGTGCGGAAATTTGACGGAGAGTTCCCAAAAAAATATTTTGATATCTTTCTAAAATACTGTGATATTACCGAAGAGTATTTTAATGAAGTGATCGATAGCTGGAGAGGTGAGCACATTTGGAGTAAAGAGAATGGCGTCTGGAAACTGAATAAGCAGGTCGAATAGTGGACATTTTAACTATTGGATTTGGATCGATCGGTTCACGGCATATTCAATCTTTAGTAGATTCGGTTTCAGAATTGAATCGGATTTATATATTAGAGTTATCGGACGAAAGCTACGAACAAAGTATAAAACGGATTTCCTTAAACCTGGCAAAGGTCATAAGAATTCGGGACCTATCCGAATTAGGGGAAAAAACTGTAGAATTGTGCATTATCGCCACAACGGCTGATGTACGTTATGATGTGATGATGGAGCTTTTAAATACCAAAGTATCAGTTAAGTATATGCTCCTTGAAAAAGTTGTCTTTCAATCGCTTGATCAATTTGAAAGAGCAATTATGAAAATGAAAGCTAAAAATATTGCGACATTCGTAAACTTTGTCTACCGTTATTATCCTAATATGATTCTTTTAAAAGAAAAATTAAAGGAAAAGTCAAAGCGATTGAGTATGCAAGTAATCGCCGGCGACATTGGTTTAGGATGCAACGCAATTCATTACATGGATCTTTTTGAATATTTAACCAATTCGAAGATATCCGAGTATTCCTCTCTTTTGAATGAATCCCCAAAACCTCATAAGCGAGGTTCAAGATTTCGAGAATACACGGGTGTTCTGAATTATAAGAATTCGATAGGCGATAATCTTTTTCTCTACTTTGATTCAAGTAACGATTTTGCTCCTACAGTAAAAATAGATATTGAAACAAGTCTGTATTTATTTTCCGAAGGCGAGAGGAGTGAATATCAGTATAAAGTCGGACAGATTCCTGAAAAAAGAAAATATCATATGACTCCGACAAGTCAACTGACCGCTTCGATTTTTCGAGATATGCAACTCTCAAAATGCAATCTTCCGTTGCTTGAAGAAACATACAGAACTCATAGGTTTTTATTTTTACCTATATTTGATCTATTGCAAGTAAGAAATACAAACGAGCATCTATGTCCAGTTACATGATATCAAAATATCGGAATGATTTGAATGAATTTCAAGATGAAATAATATTAATTGGTACCGGCTATATGGCTCGCGAATATGCAAAGGTACTTAAGGCTCAAAATAGAAAGTTTTACGTAGTCGGTAGAAGTGTAAAGTCCTGCGATTCATTTACTAAAGAAACAGGGGTAATTGCGTTTTCCGGTGAAATTGCGAATTTTGATTTCTCGGGAAAAAAAATTTCAAAGGCTGTTATCGCTGTAAATGAAGATCAATTATTTAACGTTACCAGAACTTGCATTGATATTGGAATAAAAAGTATTCTTTTAGAAAAACCTGGATCTTTGTATTTGAGCAATCTCATTGAACTCAGTGAACACGCAGAAAGTGCGAAGACGGATATTTATATCGCTTATAATCGAAGATTTTATGCGTCCACTTTGAAGGCTAT of Leptospira sanjuanensis contains these proteins:
- the neuB gene encoding N-acetylneuraminate synthase; its protein translation is MNIDYLDLTRYNSLSRQRSYIIAEIGVNHNGDLKLAKDLILKAKEGGADAVKFQTFVAENLASHGTPKVAYQKRLTEERESHIEMLKKLELKKEYYPELMSLCDQFGIDFLSTPYDVESAVFLKSLGIRVFKTASADIVDMNLHKYLASTRDIVIISTGMASLGEIEEVLDIYRKAGNERLILLHCVANYPCSDSSLNLRVLDTLKTAFGYIVGFSDHSEGIVASILSLGFGARVFEKHFTIDKNLPGPDHKASMDPGELKEYVNSIRRAERMLGSFEKICQEEEREMASVSRKSIVVNHNIAKGDIFAEENLTLKRPGSGIKPNQIFNILGKKASRDLERDHILRLADIEFDV
- a CDS encoding sugar phosphate isomerase/epimerase family protein yields the protein MIYISTGGFYHQNAFEISKLLIENGFLNIELSGGQFDTDLIPNLLSLKEQANFQVHNYFPPYKIPFVFNLASLDPDISAKSFQHVKECITLSRDFNRKVYSFHAGYLLDPDPRELGKRIKARKVNSRADATDVFLSKIHELSKFASDMGIRLLIENNVLSKNNFEEFKLNPLLMVDPNETKKILDSCPKNVGLLVDVAHLKVSAESLSFDPEDMFRECDRYIEAYHLSDNDGKSDSNDLIHEDSWFWPFLKKNLNYYSLEIYNKPLKKLRECEALTLRKLKY
- the hisH gene encoding imidazole glycerol phosphate synthase subunit HisH; translated protein: MSTNIAEKNPKISIIDYGLGNLFSVQQACEHVGLRTHITHDKKFILSSDAVILPGVGAFGDAMKNLTSLGLVDSIREFAESGKPLLGICLGMQLLFSKSWEFGFHEGLKIISGEVVRIPNETNGKGKLRIPHISWSKIFDNKPVSNWIHTPLHEVALNSFMYFVHSFYVKPDCSENILCLTDYEGFEFCSGVKKGNVYAFQFHPEKSGKIGLKIYENFKNLIHQCASE
- a CDS encoding acylneuraminate cytidylyltransferase family protein, with translation MLANQKVLAIVPARAGSKRIPNKNTVEIEKKPLIVWSLEAAKKSRYIDKIVISTDDPKIISIAKEIGIEIPFIRPKELSEDSTPTIDVLKHVIQFMRERGEVFDLIILLQPTSPLRTHEDIDAALEEMLSKSANSIISVNEMDHPVEWINTLPSDLSMVNFLKNKEKRSQEYLKQYRLNGAIYISKTLPLLEQNTFFQSEKTYAFIMEPDKSIDIDTPYDLKIASLLLKELHS
- a CDS encoding NeuD/PglB/VioB family sugar acetyltransferase, whose translation is MSKPCLVIGAGGHSRVVIEILREEQNKLYSIEGILDPSFNLLVSEKILDIPVIGSDSQMREFFDKGIETAFIAIGNNLKRKELYIALKTIGFQMPNLYSSFGVIINKTSKIGEANLFCPQSFIGPLVSIGNNNIFNTKSTVEHETIIGSHNHFAPGSILCGRSKIGSNTFLGAGSITIDSISIGDNIVIGAGGVVVADLTGPIGGDTQIQQDVFVGVPVKKVRR
- a CDS encoding Gfo/Idh/MocA family oxidoreductase, with protein sequence MDILTIGFGSIGSRHIQSLVDSVSELNRIYILELSDESYEQSIKRISLNLAKVIRIRDLSELGEKTVELCIIATTADVRYDVMMELLNTKVSVKYMLLEKVVFQSLDQFERAIMKMKAKNIATFVNFVYRYYPNMILLKEKLKEKSKRLSMQVIAGDIGLGCNAIHYMDLFEYLTNSKISEYSSLLNESPKPHKRGSRFREYTGVLNYKNSIGDNLFLYFDSSNDFAPTVKIDIETSLYLFSEGERSEYQYKVGQIPEKRKYHMTPTSQLTASIFRDMQLSKCNLPLLEETYRTHRFLFLPIFDLLQVRNTNEHLCPVT
- a CDS encoding aminotransferase class I/II-fold pyridoxal phosphate-dependent enzyme, whose amino-acid sequence is MDDLICNNTDSIYHVFRQIDKNGKGFAFIIDSINRKYKGIVTDGDLRRSILDKLPIELSVEEIIKNKNKSVVARIGDSTEKLLSYISENIKYVPILDDKDFLVDYFEYKAEFHIPIASTELTGKELSYVNDCILSNWISSQGKYVQNFESAFAGYIGSKYGVSVMNGTAALHLALLALGVGEGDEVLVPDLTFAATINSVLYTGATPVIVDINKHSWCIDVDEVLESITEKTKAILLVHIYGQPCDMSAFLEIAKKKKIYIIEDCAEAHGATYEGRKIGSFGEISCFSFYGNKIVSTGEGGMCLTDNEELFNKMRVIRDHGMDPKKKYWHSVIGYNYRMTNIQAAIGLAQLERIEELQEKRHQINQWYAQNLENVKAFQRQEDLNDRKKVVWLVSYLVSDPKISRDLVITKAKEYNIDLRPFFYPLSQMPIYSRFARKRNEVSERISAIGLNLPTILSLNYEEYKRIGEILTNIIEELGKI
- a CDS encoding N-acetyl sugar amidotransferase codes for the protein MRAVEPKNVKTRYNLPEEIRFCKKCTISNQRPRITFDENGVCSACNYAVYKQTKVDWALREKELKELLEKHRRDDGNYDVLVPSSGGKDSAFIAHELKYKYGMNPLTVTWSPHLYTEIGWKNFQNMIHIGGLDNILSTPNGAIHRRLTKLSFEVLGDPFQPFIFGQYNYPLQIAAIHKIPLVMYGENGEVEYGGDMKNAYTPTRDYRGDQKKHYFSNLPPEEMTEYGISKNDLFPYLSPPLEDLDKINTEIHFYGYYKKWVPQENYYYCVENTGFTANPVRNEGTYSKYASLDDQLDGFHYYLMFIKFGIGRATSDSAHEIRDGHLTREEGVQLVRKFDGEFPKKYFDIFLKYCDITEEYFNEVIDSWRGEHIWSKENGVWKLNKQVE
- the hisF gene encoding imidazole glycerol phosphate synthase subunit HisF, coding for MTVRIIPRLDIKGKNLVKGIHLEGLRVLGSPDAFARYYYESGADELLYMDVVASLYGTNNLSALIERTAREIFIPLTVGGGLRNVEDVNSVLRAGADKVCLNTAAIKNPQIIRDLSEKFGSSTIVIAIEAIRQPDGRYFAFIDNGREYTGLEIIEWATRIEELGAGEILITSVDMEGTGKGFNIDLISQVTNAVNIPVIAHGGCGQKLHAKEVFDKTGADAIAVASMFHYDSLDNHRLLFEPELEGNIDFLKSGNSFKLIDEINISELKDYLVSQKVNCRN